Proteins from one Bos indicus x Bos taurus breed Angus x Brahman F1 hybrid chromosome 19, Bos_hybrid_MaternalHap_v2.0, whole genome shotgun sequence genomic window:
- the CCDC47 gene encoding coiled-coil domain-containing protein 47, with protein sequence MKGFHAFCVILLIFGSVSEAKFDDFEDEEDIVEYDDNDFAEFEDVAEDSVTESPQRVIITEDDEDETTVELEGQDESQEGDFEDADTQEGDTESEPYDDEEFEGYEDKPDTSSSKSKDPITIVDVPAHLQNSWESYYLEILMVTGLLAYIMNYIIGKNKNSRLAQAWFNTHRELLESNFTLVGDDGTNKEATSTGKLNQENEHIYNLWCSGRVCCEGMLIQLRFLKRQDLLNVLARMMRPVSDQVQIKVTMNDEDMDTYVFAVGARKALVRLQKEMQDLSEFCSDKPKSGAKYGLPDSLAILSEMGEVTDGMMDTKMLHFLTHYADKIESIHFSDQFSGPKIMQEEGQPLKLPDTKRTLLFTFNVPGSGNTYPKDMEALLPLMNMVIYSIDKAKKFRLNREGKQKADKNRARVEENFLKLTHVQRQEAAQSRREEKKRAEKERIMNEEDPEKQRRLEEAALRREQKKLEKKQMKMKQIKVKAM encoded by the exons ATGAAAGGCTTCCATGCTTTCTGTGTTATCCTTTTGATATTTGGGAGTGTCTCTGAAGCCAAGTTTGATGATTTTGAGGATGAGGAAGACATCGTAGAGTATGATGATAATGACTTTGCTGAATTTGAGGATGTCGCAGAAGACTCTGTCACTGAGTCTCCTCAAAGGGTGAtcatcactgaagatgatgaagATGAGACCACCGTGGAGTTGGAAGGGCAGGATGAAAGCCAAGAAGGAGACTTTGAAGATGCAGATACCCAG GAGGGAGATACCGAGAGTGAACCATATGATGATGAAGAATTTGAAGGTTATGAAGACAAACCAGATACTTCTTCTAGCAAAAGTAAAGACCCAATAACAATTGTTGAT GTTCCTGCACACCTCCAGAACAGTTGGGAGAGTTATTATCTAGAGATTTTGATGGTGACTGGTCTGCTTGCATACATCATGAATTATATAATCGGGAAGAATAAAAACAGTCGCCTTGCTCAGGCCTGGTTTAACACTCACAGGGAGCTTTTGGAGAGCAACTTTACCTTAGTAG GGGATGATGGAACCAACAAGGAAGCCACCAGCACAGGAAAGCTGAACCAGGAGAATGAGCACATTTACAACCTGTGGTGTTCTGGCCGGGTGTGCTGCGAGGGGATGCTTATCCAGCTGAGG ttcctcaagaggcaggactTACTGAATGTCCTGGCCCGGATGATGAGGCCAGTGAGTGATCAAGTG caaataaaagTAACTATGAATGATGAAGACATGGATACCTACGTGTTTGCTGTTGGTGCTCGGAAAGCCTTGGTGCGACTGCAGAAGGAGATGCAGGATCTG AGTGAGTTTTGTAGTGACAAACCTAAGTCAGGAGCGAAGTATGGACTGCCTGACTCCTTGGCCATCCTGTCAGAGATGGGAGAAGTCACAGACGGAATGATGGACACAAAG atgcttcaCTTTCTTACACACTATGCTGACAAGATTGAATCCATTCATTTTTCAGACCAGTTCTCTGGTCCAAAAATTATGCAAGA GGAGGGTCAGCCCTTAAAGCTGCCTGACACTAAGAGGACACTATTGTTTACATTTAATG tgcCTGGCTCAGGTAACACTTACCCAAAGGATATGGAGGCTTTATTACCCCTGATGAACATGGTGATTTATTCTATCGATAAAGCCAAAAAGTTCCGACTCAACAGAGaa GGCAAACAAAAAGCAGACAAGAACCGAGCTCGAGTGGAGGAGAACTTCTTAAAGCTGACGCATGTGCAGAGGCAGGAAGCAGCCCAGTCCCGGcgggaggagaagaaaagagctGAGAAGGAGCGAATCATGAATGAGGAGGATCCTGAGAAGCAGCGCAGGCTGGAG GAAGCTGCTTTGAGGCGTGAGCAAAAGAAATTGGAGAAGAAGCAAATGAAGATGAAACAAATCAAAGTGAAAGCCATGTAA